The following are from one region of the Luteimonas sp. MC1572 genome:
- a CDS encoding PilZ domain-containing protein has product MSSTGGARQGILSLAVKDKAQLYAAYMPYLKHGGIFVPTTRRYFLGDEVFVLLTLPESSERLPAAGKVVWVTPPGAQGNRTAGIGVQFADTAEGENVKGRIETLLAGTLTAEKPTHTM; this is encoded by the coding sequence ATGAGTTCAACCGGTGGTGCGCGGCAAGGCATCCTGTCCCTCGCGGTCAAGGACAAGGCGCAGCTGTATGCGGCCTACATGCCGTACCTGAAGCACGGCGGGATCTTCGTGCCCACCACGCGGCGGTACTTCCTCGGCGACGAGGTCTTCGTGCTGCTGACCCTCCCGGAATCCAGCGAACGCCTGCCGGCCGCCGGCAAGGTGGTCTGGGTGACGCCGCCGGGCGCGCAGGGCAATCGCACCGCCGGCATCGGCGTGCAGTTCGCCGACACCGCCGAGGGCGAGAACGTGAAGGGCAGGATCGAGACGCTGCTGGCCGGCACGCTGACCGCGGAGAAGCCCACGCACACGATGTAG
- a CDS encoding DNA polymerase III subunit delta': protein MMPTDAMAPWQQRVHDHAAAAIDAGRMGHALLFCGPARLGKRRVAEQLAQRVLCLAPDTGLRPCGACRACRLYLSRSQKDPLEERPDKALAHPFGHPAHPDAVFVGYAWRFTPSPPRQMTQISVDQVRELSERLSTTPQYGTAKVAIIEPADAMNEAAANALLKTLEEPVPGRYLWLITDNPARLPATIRSRCQRLEFRIPPADEAAAWLRAQGHPAAAAVEALAAARGHPGLADAWLRDGGMALRKAVAAELGRVARNDASALEIAKAWTGDDDADKRLRHAADIAVAEAAGLTDPLRIRKLAAWFDAANRTRDLLRTTVRADLAVAELLLSWRSAAGGDTARGVAK, encoded by the coding sequence ATGATGCCGACCGACGCCATGGCGCCCTGGCAGCAGCGCGTCCACGATCACGCCGCGGCCGCCATCGATGCCGGGCGGATGGGGCACGCGCTGCTGTTCTGCGGACCGGCACGGCTGGGCAAGCGGCGCGTCGCCGAGCAGCTTGCGCAGCGCGTGCTGTGCCTGGCGCCCGACACTGGCCTGCGCCCCTGCGGTGCCTGCCGCGCATGCCGGCTGTACCTGTCGCGCAGCCAGAAGGATCCGCTGGAGGAGCGCCCCGACAAGGCGCTTGCGCATCCGTTCGGCCATCCGGCGCACCCCGATGCGGTGTTCGTCGGCTATGCATGGCGCTTCACGCCCTCGCCACCACGTCAGATGACGCAGATCTCGGTCGACCAGGTACGCGAACTCTCCGAACGCCTGTCGACGACGCCGCAGTACGGCACCGCCAAGGTCGCGATCATCGAGCCGGCGGACGCCATGAACGAGGCGGCCGCCAACGCACTGTTGAAGACGCTCGAAGAGCCGGTACCCGGGCGTTACCTCTGGCTCATCACCGACAACCCGGCGCGCCTGCCGGCGACGATCCGCAGCCGCTGCCAGCGCCTGGAGTTCCGCATTCCGCCCGCGGACGAAGCCGCGGCCTGGCTGCGGGCACAGGGCCATCCCGCGGCCGCTGCCGTCGAAGCGCTGGCTGCGGCACGCGGCCATCCCGGCCTCGCCGACGCGTGGCTGCGCGACGGAGGGATGGCGCTCCGCAAGGCGGTCGCGGCCGAGCTTGGCCGGGTGGCGCGCAACGACGCTTCGGCGCTCGAGATCGCGAAGGCCTGGACCGGCGATGACGATGCCGACAAGCGCCTGCGGCACGCGGCGGACATCGCGGTTGCCGAAGCGGCCGGCTTGACCGATCCGCTGCGAATCCGGAAGCTGGCCGCCTGGTTCGATGCCGCCAACCGCACCAGGGACCTGCTGCGCACCACGGTGCGCGCGGACCTCGCGGTCGCCGAACTGCTGCTGTCCTGGCGCAGTGCGGCCGGTGGCGACACGGCAAGGGGAGTGGCGAAATGA
- the tmk gene encoding dTMP kinase: MNALPMHPRLVSLEGGEGAGKTTVLAALHAELAAGGDEVLVTREPGGTPLAEMIRELLLSPRHEPPAAETELLLMFAARAQHVREVINPALARGAWVLCDRFTDSSFAYQGGGRGLDPALIETLERGVVGLRPGLTLLLDLDVAQGRARTRGRDPQPDRIERERDEFFERVRAAFLARAEADPARFRVIDASRAAGIVAADAVARLREWRHGA, from the coding sequence ATGAACGCGTTGCCGATGCATCCGCGGCTGGTCTCGCTGGAAGGCGGCGAGGGCGCGGGGAAGACCACGGTGTTGGCCGCACTGCACGCCGAACTGGCCGCTGGCGGCGACGAGGTGCTGGTGACCCGAGAGCCCGGCGGCACGCCGCTGGCCGAGATGATCCGCGAACTGCTGCTGTCGCCGCGGCACGAGCCGCCGGCGGCGGAAACCGAACTGCTGCTGATGTTCGCCGCGCGCGCGCAGCACGTGCGCGAGGTGATCAACCCGGCGCTCGCACGCGGCGCCTGGGTGCTTTGCGACCGCTTCACCGATTCCAGCTTCGCCTACCAAGGTGGCGGCCGCGGGCTGGATCCCGCGCTCATCGAAACGCTGGAGCGCGGCGTTGTCGGCCTGCGCCCGGGGCTCACCCTGCTGCTCGATCTCGACGTCGCCCAGGGCCGCGCCCGGACCCGCGGCCGCGATCCGCAGCCGGACCGCATCGAACGGGAGCGCGACGAGTTCTTCGAGCGCGTGCGCGCCGCGTTCCTTGCGCGCGCGGAGGCCGATCCGGCGCGCTTCCGCGTCATCGACGCGTCGCGCGCCGCAGGCATCGTGGCGGCAGACGCTGTGGCGCGGCTGCGCGAATGGCGACACGGCGCATGA
- the mltG gene encoding endolytic transglycosylase MltG yields MSAWSALKRIALALFLLSALIVGGAAYWGWTHYTSFASAPLPGVEEGDSLVVERGDSLRRVVTRLRGQGNSAGSDIEWRLLARQLGAGDRIQVGEYALEPGITPSQLLLRMRDGKVVHHRVTIVEGWNIRELRAALARATPLVQTLHELDDAALMAALGREGVHPEGRFLPETYAYTTGDTDLDLLRRAAADLDSALDAAWDARADNLPISSKDEALVLASIVEKETGIAEERARIAGVFTRRLRIGMRLQTDPTVIYGMGSSYAGNIRRADLLADTPYNTYTRDGLPPTPIAMAGRDALRAATQPAEGDDLYFVAVGDGSGRHVFSPSLDAHNTAVREYVRRYRQQHAPR; encoded by the coding sequence ATGAGTGCCTGGTCGGCGCTGAAGCGCATCGCACTGGCCCTGTTCCTGCTGTCCGCGCTCATTGTCGGCGGCGCGGCGTACTGGGGCTGGACGCACTACACGAGCTTCGCGTCGGCGCCGTTGCCGGGTGTCGAGGAGGGTGACAGCCTGGTGGTCGAACGTGGCGATTCGCTGCGCCGCGTGGTCACCCGCCTGCGCGGGCAGGGCAACTCCGCGGGCAGCGACATCGAGTGGCGGCTGCTTGCGCGCCAGCTGGGTGCGGGCGACCGCATCCAGGTCGGCGAGTACGCGCTGGAGCCCGGCATCACGCCATCGCAGCTGCTGCTGCGGATGCGCGACGGCAAGGTGGTGCACCATCGCGTGACGATCGTCGAAGGCTGGAACATCCGCGAACTGCGCGCGGCGCTTGCGCGTGCCACGCCGCTGGTACAGACCCTGCACGAGCTCGATGATGCCGCGTTGATGGCGGCGCTGGGACGCGAAGGCGTGCACCCCGAAGGCCGCTTCCTGCCCGAGACCTACGCCTACACCACCGGCGACACCGACCTCGACCTGCTTCGCCGCGCGGCGGCAGACCTCGACAGCGCGCTCGACGCCGCCTGGGACGCGCGCGCCGACAACCTGCCGATCTCGTCGAAGGACGAAGCACTGGTGCTGGCGTCCATCGTGGAGAAGGAAACCGGCATCGCCGAGGAGCGCGCGCGCATCGCCGGCGTGTTCACCCGTCGCCTGCGCATCGGCATGCGCCTGCAGACCGACCCCACGGTGATCTACGGCATGGGCAGCAGCTACGCCGGCAACATCCGCCGCGCCGACCTGCTCGCCGATACGCCGTACAACACCTATACCCGCGACGGCCTGCCGCCGACGCCGATCGCCATGGCCGGGCGCGATGCGCTGCGCGCCGCGACGCAGCCCGCGGAGGGCGATGACCTGTATTTTGTCGCCGTCGGCGATGGCAGCGGCCGCCACGTGTTCTCGCCGTCGCTGGATGCGCACAACACCGCCGTGCGCGAGTACGTGCGCCGCTACCGCCAGCAGCACGCGCCGCGATGA
- a CDS encoding aminodeoxychorismate synthase component I: MLIARTLPSGVDLLALQRRTPARFPLLLESVASGTAQGRWDMLLAADGARITLGSDGHSRREDGRVAGAGFLDVLDADWQALRVPREEPLWPFRGGWALLLGYELAAEVEPVLSLPPAEGTLPVAVACRCPAAVLRDRASGEVVAVAERGHEALLEAIVADALSAAVPPPLAWPGVVACEEDAGEAYLHGVARALDYIRAGDVFQVNLSRGWDVRFDAPLEPAALYQRLRVANPAPFAGLFDLGDAGAVVSASPERLVSVRGDLVETRPIAGTRPRLPGDDDAGRIRELVGHAKERAEHVMLVDLERNDLGRVCQAGSVEVDELMVVESYAHVHHIVSNVRGRLRADATPGAVLRAVFPGGTITGAPKVRCMQVIAELEGVGRGAYTGAMGWLNRDGDLDLNILIRSAEVTGVQLRFRTGAGIVADSDPVHELDETRAKARGMLQALGLTGHAAGKVS, translated from the coding sequence ATGCTGATTGCCCGTACCCTGCCATCCGGCGTCGACCTGCTGGCGCTGCAGCGGCGCACGCCCGCGCGCTTCCCGCTGCTGCTTGAATCGGTCGCGTCCGGCACCGCACAGGGGCGCTGGGACATGCTGCTCGCCGCCGACGGCGCCCGCATCACCCTCGGGAGCGACGGACACAGTCGGCGCGAAGACGGTCGCGTGGCCGGCGCCGGCTTCCTCGACGTGCTGGATGCCGACTGGCAGGCGCTGCGCGTGCCGCGCGAGGAGCCGCTGTGGCCGTTCCGCGGCGGCTGGGCGCTGCTGCTGGGCTACGAACTGGCGGCCGAGGTTGAGCCGGTGCTTTCGCTGCCCCCCGCGGAAGGCACGCTGCCGGTCGCGGTCGCCTGCCGCTGTCCCGCGGCGGTGCTGCGCGATCGCGCAAGCGGCGAGGTTGTGGCGGTGGCCGAGCGCGGACACGAGGCGCTGCTCGAGGCCATCGTTGCAGACGCCCTGTCTGCCGCCGTGCCGCCGCCGCTTGCCTGGCCCGGTGTGGTCGCCTGCGAGGAAGACGCCGGCGAAGCCTATCTGCACGGCGTCGCTCGCGCGCTCGACTACATCCGCGCCGGTGACGTGTTTCAGGTCAACCTGTCGCGTGGCTGGGACGTGCGCTTCGACGCGCCGCTCGAACCCGCGGCGCTGTACCAGCGCCTGCGCGTGGCCAATCCCGCCCCGTTCGCCGGCCTGTTCGACCTGGGCGATGCCGGAGCCGTGGTCAGCGCCTCGCCCGAGCGCCTGGTCTCGGTGCGCGGTGACCTGGTGGAGACGCGCCCGATCGCCGGCACACGTCCAAGGCTGCCCGGAGATGACGACGCCGGCCGCATCCGCGAGCTGGTCGGGCATGCCAAGGAACGCGCCGAGCACGTGATGCTGGTGGATCTCGAACGCAACGATCTCGGGCGTGTGTGCCAGGCGGGCAGCGTCGAAGTCGACGAGCTGATGGTCGTGGAAAGCTACGCCCACGTGCACCACATCGTCAGCAACGTGCGCGGCCGGCTGCGCGCCGATGCGACGCCCGGCGCCGTGCTGCGCGCGGTGTTCCCCGGCGGCACCATCACCGGTGCGCCCAAGGTGCGCTGCATGCAGGTGATCGCCGAACTCGAGGGGGTCGGCCGCGGTGCCTACACCGGTGCGATGGGCTGGTTGAACCGCGACGGCGACCTCGACCTCAACATCCTGATCCGCAGCGCCGAAGTCACCGGCGTGCAGCTGCGCTTCCGCACCGGCGCCGGCATCGTGGCCGATTCGGATCCGGTGCATGAACTCGACGAAACCCGCGCCAAGGCGCGCGGCATGCTGCAGGCGCTCGGCCTGACCGGCCATGCGGCCGGCAAGGTATCCTGA
- the fabF gene encoding beta-ketoacyl-ACP synthase II, with protein MSKRRVVISGLGILSPLGNDLASSWQGIVDGRSGIGPITNFDASSFATRIAGEVRGFEPTQWIAPKDVKKMDPFVHYGVAAAMMAIADAGLDVAADPERIGVAIGAGIGGLKGIEETTLKYAEGGARKISPFYVPSTIINMIAGQVSIMTGAQGPNIAAVTACTTATHNIGLAMRMIQYGDADVMIAGGAEYATTPTSVGGFCAMKALSTRNDDPAAASRPWDEGRDGFVMGDGAGVLVIEEYERAKARGARIYAELAGFGMSGDAYHMTAPSENGGGGARCMRAAISDAGIDPSAIGYINAHGTSTPAGDLAETMGIKSVLGEHARKVMVSSTKSMTGHLLGAAGGVEAVFSAMALHAGVIPPTINLDNPSPGCDLDYVPHTARQQQVDIAMSNSFGFGGTNGSLVFRRI; from the coding sequence ATGTCCAAGCGTCGCGTCGTCATCTCCGGCCTCGGCATCCTGTCGCCGCTCGGCAATGACCTGGCATCGTCCTGGCAGGGCATCGTGGACGGGCGTTCGGGCATCGGCCCGATCACCAACTTCGACGCTTCCAGCTTTGCCACGCGCATCGCCGGCGAGGTCAGGGGCTTCGAGCCGACGCAGTGGATCGCGCCGAAGGACGTCAAGAAGATGGACCCCTTCGTGCACTACGGCGTGGCCGCGGCGATGATGGCGATCGCCGACGCGGGCCTCGACGTGGCAGCCGATCCCGAGCGCATCGGTGTCGCCATCGGCGCCGGCATCGGTGGCCTCAAGGGCATCGAGGAAACCACGCTCAAGTACGCCGAGGGCGGCGCGCGCAAGATCTCGCCGTTCTACGTGCCAAGCACCATCATCAACATGATCGCCGGCCAGGTCTCGATCATGACCGGCGCGCAGGGCCCCAATATCGCCGCGGTCACCGCGTGCACCACGGCCACGCACAACATCGGCCTGGCGATGCGCATGATCCAGTACGGCGATGCCGACGTCATGATCGCCGGCGGTGCCGAGTACGCCACCACGCCGACGTCGGTCGGCGGCTTCTGCGCGATGAAGGCGCTGTCCACCCGCAACGACGATCCGGCCGCGGCTTCGCGCCCCTGGGACGAGGGCCGCGACGGCTTCGTCATGGGCGATGGCGCCGGCGTGCTGGTGATCGAGGAATACGAGCGTGCCAAGGCCCGCGGCGCGCGCATCTATGCCGAGCTCGCCGGCTTCGGCATGAGCGGTGACGCGTACCACATGACCGCGCCCAGCGAGAACGGCGGCGGCGGCGCGCGCTGCATGCGCGCGGCGATCAGCGACGCGGGCATCGACCCGTCCGCCATCGGCTACATCAACGCCCACGGCACCTCCACACCGGCCGGCGACCTCGCCGAGACCATGGGCATCAAGAGCGTGCTCGGCGAGCACGCGCGCAAGGTCATGGTGAGCTCCACCAAGTCGATGACCGGCCACCTGCTCGGCGCGGCCGGCGGCGTGGAGGCGGTGTTCTCGGCGATGGCCCTGCATGCGGGCGTCATCCCGCCGACGATCAACCTCGACAACCCGTCGCCGGGCTGCGACCTCGACTATGTGCCGCACACCGCACGCCAGCAGCAGGTGGACATCGCGATGTCCAACTCGTTCGGCTTCGGCGGCACCAACGGCAGCCTGGTGTTCCGCCGCATCTGA
- the acpP gene encoding acyl carrier protein — MSSIEERVKKIVVEQLGVKEDEVSTSASFVDDLGADSLDTVELVMALEEEFECEIPDEEAEKITSVQQAIDYIKAHVKA, encoded by the coding sequence ATGAGCAGCATCGAAGAACGCGTCAAGAAAATCGTCGTCGAACAACTGGGCGTCAAGGAAGACGAGGTCAGCACCAGCGCCTCCTTCGTCGACGACCTCGGAGCCGACTCCCTCGACACCGTCGAGCTGGTGATGGCCCTCGAAGAAGAGTTCGAGTGCGAGATCCCGGACGAGGAAGCCGAGAAGATCACTTCGGTGCAGCAGGCCATCGATTACATCAAGGCCCACGTCAAGGCCTGA
- the fabG gene encoding 3-oxoacyl-ACP reductase FabG — MTQELKGEIALVTGASRGIGAAIADQLAAMGATVIGTATSEAGAQAIGARLAEHGGHGRVLDVSVPGEIEALVDAIAKDIGAISILVNNAGITRDNLLMRMKDEDWQAILDTNLTSVYRASKAVMRAMMKARRGRIINIASVVGVTGNAGQANYAAAKAGVIAFSKSLAKEIGSRGVTVNVVAPGFIATDMTRDLPEASKEALVGQIALGRLGEADDIARAVAFLAGPGASYITGETLHVNGGMYMP, encoded by the coding sequence ATGACACAGGAATTGAAAGGCGAGATCGCGCTGGTGACCGGCGCGAGCCGCGGCATCGGCGCGGCGATCGCCGACCAACTGGCTGCGATGGGCGCCACCGTGATCGGCACCGCGACCAGCGAGGCCGGCGCGCAGGCGATCGGCGCGCGCCTGGCGGAGCATGGCGGCCATGGCCGCGTGCTGGACGTGTCGGTGCCGGGCGAAATAGAGGCGCTGGTCGACGCGATCGCCAAGGACATCGGCGCGATCTCGATCCTCGTCAACAACGCCGGCATCACCCGCGACAACCTGCTGATGCGCATGAAGGACGAGGACTGGCAGGCCATCCTCGATACCAACCTCACCAGCGTCTATCGCGCGTCCAAGGCGGTGATGCGCGCGATGATGAAGGCGCGCCGTGGCCGCATCATCAACATCGCCTCGGTCGTCGGCGTCACCGGCAATGCCGGCCAGGCCAACTACGCCGCCGCCAAGGCGGGCGTGATCGCGTTCAGCAAGTCGCTGGCCAAGGAAATCGGCAGCCGCGGCGTGACCGTGAACGTGGTGGCGCCGGGCTTCATCGCCACCGACATGACCCGCGACCTGCCGGAGGCTTCGAAGGAAGCGCTGGTCGGGCAGATCGCGCTGGGGCGCCTGGGCGAAGCGGACGACATTGCCCGCGCCGTCGCGTTCCTGGCCGGGCCGGGCGCAAGCTACATCACCGGCGAAACCCTGCACGTCAATGGCGGCATGTACATGCCGTGA
- the fabD gene encoding ACP S-malonyltransferase encodes MTASTLAFVFPGQGSQSLGMLSGLGARHPEVRDAFAEASEGAGVDLWALSQDGPEDQLNRTEFTQPALLAAGVAAWRAWQAQGGEAPSLLAGHSLGEYAALVAAGALSLADGAKLVRLRGQLMQDAAPAGTGAMAAVIGAEDALVQDTCVEASGDAGVVVPANFNSPGQIVIGGHVAAVDRALELLAAKGVRKVVKLAVSVPSHTPLMREAANRLSEAMSGLAWNTPALPVVQNVDAEVHDGVQAIRDALVRQLYLPVQWTSCVQALAGRGITRIGECGPGKVLTGLARRIEKSLDARALGAPDDFDAALAEWNNS; translated from the coding sequence TTGACCGCTTCCACGCTCGCATTCGTCTTCCCCGGCCAGGGTTCGCAGTCGCTCGGCATGCTGTCGGGGCTCGGTGCACGCCATCCCGAGGTGCGTGACGCCTTCGCCGAAGCTTCCGAGGGCGCCGGCGTGGACCTGTGGGCGTTGTCGCAGGATGGCCCGGAAGACCAGCTCAACCGCACCGAGTTCACCCAGCCCGCGCTGCTGGCCGCCGGCGTCGCCGCCTGGCGCGCCTGGCAGGCGCAGGGTGGCGAGGCGCCGTCGCTGCTGGCCGGCCACAGCCTGGGCGAATACGCCGCCCTGGTCGCCGCCGGCGCGCTGTCGCTGGCCGACGGCGCGAAGCTCGTGCGCCTGCGTGGCCAGCTGATGCAGGACGCGGCGCCGGCCGGCACCGGCGCGATGGCGGCCGTGATCGGCGCCGAGGACGCACTGGTGCAGGACACCTGCGTCGAGGCCTCCGGCGATGCCGGCGTGGTCGTGCCGGCCAACTTCAATTCGCCCGGGCAGATCGTCATCGGCGGGCATGTGGCCGCGGTCGACCGCGCGCTCGAGCTGCTTGCGGCCAAAGGCGTGCGCAAAGTGGTGAAGCTCGCCGTCAGCGTGCCTTCGCACACGCCGTTGATGCGCGAAGCCGCCAACCGCCTGTCCGAAGCCATGTCCGGGCTCGCCTGGAATACCCCGGCGTTGCCAGTCGTGCAGAACGTCGACGCCGAGGTGCACGACGGCGTGCAGGCGATCCGCGACGCGCTTGTGCGCCAGCTGTACCTGCCGGTGCAATGGACCTCCTGCGTCCAGGCGCTGGCCGGCCGCGGCATCACGCGCATCGGCGAATGCGGCCCCGGCAAGGTCCTTACCGGGCTGGCCAGGCGCATCGAGAAGTCGCTGGACGCCCGTGCGCTCGGTGCGCCGGACGACTTCGACGCCGCCTTGGCGGAATGGAACAACAGCTGA
- a CDS encoding beta-ketoacyl-ACP synthase III: MSESAIPATAPAPRIYARIAGTGSYLPAKVLTNDDLAKFVDTSDEWIASRTGIRQRHVAAEGETTGDLAYHAAVRALEAAGVDASELDLIILGTTTPDIIFPSTACLVQHRLGADGCPAFDVNAACSGFVYALSVAEKFITSGAAKTALVIGSETLTRMVDWSERTTCVLFGDGAGAVVLKADTETGILSTHLHADGGKKELLWNPVGVSVGFKENEKNAGVRIQMAGSEVFKAAVKALDAIVEETLEANGVDRHDIDWLIPHQANLRIIEATAKRLDMPMERVIVTVDRHGNTSSGSVPLALDEAVRSGKVQRGQLVLLEAFGGGFTWGSALLRY; encoded by the coding sequence ATGAGTGAGTCCGCAATCCCCGCGACGGCCCCAGCGCCGCGCATCTACGCGCGCATCGCGGGCACCGGCAGCTATCTGCCGGCCAAGGTGCTGACCAACGACGACCTTGCCAAGTTCGTCGACACCAGTGACGAATGGATCGCCAGCCGCACCGGCATCCGCCAGCGCCACGTCGCCGCCGAGGGCGAGACCACCGGCGACCTGGCCTACCACGCGGCCGTGCGTGCGCTCGAAGCCGCTGGCGTCGACGCCTCCGAACTCGACCTGATCATCCTCGGCACCACCACGCCGGACATCATTTTTCCGTCGACCGCCTGCCTGGTGCAGCACCGCCTCGGCGCCGACGGCTGCCCGGCGTTCGACGTCAACGCGGCCTGTTCGGGCTTCGTCTACGCCCTCAGCGTGGCCGAGAAGTTCATCACCTCGGGCGCCGCGAAGACGGCGCTGGTGATCGGCTCCGAGACGCTCACCCGCATGGTCGACTGGAGCGAGCGCACCACATGCGTGCTGTTCGGCGATGGTGCCGGCGCGGTCGTGCTCAAGGCCGATACCGAGACCGGCATCCTCAGCACCCACCTGCACGCCGACGGCGGCAAGAAGGAGCTGCTGTGGAACCCGGTCGGCGTGTCGGTGGGATTCAAGGAAAACGAGAAGAACGCCGGCGTGCGCATCCAGATGGCCGGCAGCGAGGTGTTCAAGGCCGCGGTCAAGGCGCTGGACGCGATCGTCGAGGAGACGCTCGAGGCCAATGGCGTCGACCGCCATGACATCGACTGGCTGATCCCGCACCAGGCCAACCTGCGCATCATCGAAGCCACGGCCAAGCGCCTGGACATGCCGATGGAGCGCGTGATCGTCACCGTCGACAGGCACGGCAACACGTCGTCGGGGTCGGTGCCGCTGGCGCTGGACGAGGCGGTGCGCTCGGGCAAGGTGCAGCGCGGCCAGCTGGTGCTGCTGGAAGCGTTCGGTGGCGGGTTCACCTGGGGCTCGGCGCTGCTGCGCTATTGA
- the rpmF gene encoding 50S ribosomal protein L32, translating to MAVQKSRVSPSRRGMRRAHDALSAKQLSTDPTSGETHLRHHVTPDGFYRGRQVVQPKVKIAEED from the coding sequence ATGGCCGTACAGAAGTCCCGCGTTTCCCCCTCCCGCCGTGGCATGCGCCGTGCGCATGACGCGCTGAGCGCCAAGCAGCTGTCCACCGACCCGACGTCGGGTGAGACGCACCTGCGCCACCACGTCACCCCGGATGGTTTCTACCGCGGTCGCCAGGTCGTGCAGCCGAAGGTCAAGATCGCCGAGGAAGATTGA
- a CDS encoding YceD family protein, with translation MSADVPEVLDAWRMVAARREFAGRLPLSAFARLGDTLVDAEGDVSFSLGFDRDELQVPFVELRIDAELPLLCQRTLQRFLFPVSVVQRLGLLRDGDDEEAAEAALPEGYEALLVADDGIVRPAELVEDELILAVPVVPVAPGSESVERDWPVSEDEEKRANPFAALADLKKN, from the coding sequence ATGTCTGCAGACGTGCCCGAGGTATTGGACGCTTGGCGCATGGTCGCGGCCCGGCGCGAGTTCGCTGGCCGCCTGCCGCTGTCCGCGTTTGCGCGGCTGGGCGACACGCTGGTCGATGCGGAAGGGGATGTCTCCTTCAGCCTCGGCTTCGATCGTGACGAGCTGCAGGTGCCTTTCGTGGAGCTGAGGATCGACGCGGAGTTGCCGCTGCTTTGCCAGCGCACCCTGCAGCGGTTCCTGTTCCCGGTCTCGGTGGTGCAGCGTCTTGGCCTGCTGCGGGACGGGGATGACGAGGAGGCCGCCGAAGCCGCGCTGCCGGAGGGCTACGAAGCCCTGCTGGTGGCCGACGACGGCATCGTGCGGCCCGCGGAGCTGGTCGAGGACGAGCTGATCCTGGCCGTGCCGGTGGTGCCCGTGGCACCCGGTTCGGAAAGCGTCGAGCGCGACTGGCCGGTTTCGGAAGATGAAGAAAAACGCGCCAACCCGTTCGCGGCGTTGGCTGACCTGAAAAAGAACTGA
- a CDS encoding Maf family nucleotide pyrophosphatase, with the protein MPALVLASTSPYRRDLLARLRLPFECARPEVDETPRPGEAPAALAMRLAQSKAAAVATSHPDAWVIGSDQVAELDGRPIGKAGGRDAAIAQLLAMSAREVVFHTAVAVAGGDAVHAEIDTTRVRLRALDVDAITRYVDAEQPWDCAGSFKCEGYGIALFEAIHSSDPTALVGLPLIATARLLRAAGYVLP; encoded by the coding sequence ATGCCTGCCCTGGTCCTGGCCTCCACCTCTCCTTACCGCCGCGACTTGCTGGCGCGCCTGCGCCTGCCGTTCGAATGTGCCCGCCCCGAGGTCGACGAGACCCCGCGCCCCGGCGAAGCTCCCGCAGCGCTGGCCATGCGCCTGGCGCAGTCCAAGGCCGCAGCGGTCGCCACGTCGCATCCCGACGCATGGGTGATCGGCTCCGACCAGGTGGCCGAACTCGACGGCCGGCCGATCGGCAAGGCCGGAGGACGCGACGCCGCGATCGCCCAGTTGCTCGCGATGTCGGCGCGCGAGGTCGTCTTCCACACCGCCGTGGCCGTGGCGGGCGGCGACGCAGTACACGCCGAAATCGACACCACGCGCGTGCGCCTGCGCGCCCTCGACGTCGACGCGATCACGCGCTACGTCGACGCCGAGCAGCCCTGGGACTGCGCCGGAAGTTTCAAGTGCGAGGGCTACGGGATCGCGCTCTTCGAGGCCATCCACAGCAGCGACCCGACGGCGCTGGTCGGCCTGCCGCTGATCGCGACCGCGCGCCTGCTGCGCGCGGCCGGCTACGTCCTACCCTGA